One segment of Passer domesticus isolate bPasDom1 chromosome 28, bPasDom1.hap1, whole genome shotgun sequence DNA contains the following:
- the LETM2 gene encoding LETM1 domain-containing protein LETM2, mitochondrial isoform X1, whose amino-acid sequence MAACGCNALLAAARASFRGSPLLAHCSPRCSPAVALLQPLDPQLAWACRDPGRRPWPRRACLGAALPRSPALHTCSPQQQLPGEPLPQGKPGEQGAKAAESPAKQSPAAPGGRKSLRQRMVDELRHYYNGFHLLWTDTKVAARMVWRLLHGQVLTRRERRRLLRTCADLFRLVPFLVFVIVPFMEFLLPVFLKLFPEMLPSTFETESKKEEKLKKKLNARLELAKFLRETIAEMAKRNKADLGKGKQLSFYLHEPRPSGQQPSTQEVVRFSKLFEDELTLEHLERPQLVALCKLLELQPLGTNNLLRFQLLLRLRSIKADDEMIAKEGVSGLSVPELQSACRARGMRSLGLSEEQLKEQLGQWLDLHLKENVPSSLLLLSRALYLIELKPQSVPIPQNKTAEAAGVVTSVLEGQETLLDPAPVVQGRKNEEFVSQPTEKLPFSEASVKPPPRETKMEASQSSKAGANGA is encoded by the exons atGGCTGCGTGCGGCTGTAACGCGCTGCTGGCCGCCGCCAGGGCCAG TTTCAGGGGCTCCCCTCTCCTGGCGCACTGCAGCCCTCGCTGCTCCCCGGCCGTGGCCCTGCTCCAGCCGCTGGATCCCCAGCTCGCCTGGGCCTGCAGGGACCCCGGCAGGCGGCCCTGGCCCCGCCGTGCCTGCCTGGGCGCTGCCCTGCCTCGCTCGCCCGCCCTGCacacctgcagcccccagcagcagctgccgggggagcccctgccccagggaaagcccggggagcagggagccaaGGCTGCTGAGAGCCCGGCCAAGCAGAGCCCGGCGGCTCCCGGGGGGAGGAAATCCCTGCGGCAGAGGATGGTGGATGAGCTGAGGCATTACTACAACGGCTtccacctgctctggactgacaCCAAGGTGGCTGCCAGGATGGTGTGGAGGCTGCTGCACGGGCAGGTGCTCaccaggagggagaggaggagg ctgctgagaaCTTGTGCAGATCTCTTCCGGCTGGTTCCCTTCCTGGTGTTTGTCATTGTTCCCTTCATGGAGTTTCTGTTGCCTGTgttcctgaagctcttccctgAAATGCTGCCCTCGACGTTTGAGACAGAGTCCAAGAAG GAAGAGAAGCTGAAGAAGAAGTTGAATGCAAGGCTGGAGTTAGCCAAGTTCCTGAGGGAGACCATTGCAGAGATGGCCAAGAGGAACAAGGCAGACCTAGGGAAGGGGAAACAACTCTCCTTTTACCTGCACGAG CCCCGTCCCAGTGgccagcagcccagcacacaggAGGTCGTGCGCTTCTCCAAGCTCTTTGAGGACGAGCTGACCCTGGAGCACCTGGAGAGGCCCCAGCTGGTGGCCCTGTGcaagctgctggagctgcagcccctgggcaccAACAACCTGCTGcgcttccagctgctgctgcgcCTGCGCAGCATCAAGGCCGACGACGAG ATGATTGCCAAGGAAGGGGTGAGCGGGCTGAGCGTGCCGGAGCTGCAGAGCGCCTGCAGGGCCCGAGGGATGCGCTCTCTGGGGCtctctgaggagcagctgaaggagcagctgggccag tggctggatctGCATTTAAAGGAGAATGTTCCCTCTTCTCTCCTCCTGCTTTCCCGTGCCTTGTACTTAATAGAACTAAAGCCACAATCTGTTCCCATTCCACAGAACAAG ACAGCTGAAGCTGCTGGAGTGGTGACATCTGTGCTTGAAGGTCAAGAGACCCTCCTGGATCCTGCCCCTGTTGTACAGGGAAGAAAG AATGAAGAATTTGTGTCCCAGCCAACAGAGAAATTGCCATTCTCTGAAGCATCAGTGAAGCCTCCCCCACGAGAG ACCAAAATGGaagcatcccagagcagcaaGGCTGGTGCCAACGGAGCCTAA
- the LETM2 gene encoding LETM1 domain-containing protein LETM2, mitochondrial isoform X2, which produces MAACGCNALLAAARASFRGSPLLAHCSPRCSPAVALLQPLDPQLAWACRDPGRRPWPRRACLGAALPRSPALHTCSPQQQLPGEPLPQGKPGEQGAKAAESPAKQSPAAPGGRKSLRQRMVDELRHYYNGFHLLWTDTKVAARMVWRLLHGQVLTRRERRRLLRTCADLFRLVPFLVFVIVPFMEFLLPVFLKLFPEMLPSTFETESKKEEKLKKKLNARLELAKFLRETIAEMAKRNKADLGKGKQLSFYLHEPRPSGQQPSTQEVVRFSKLFEDELTLEHLERPQLVALCKLLELQPLGTNNLLRFQLLLRLRSIKADDEMIAKEGVSGLSVPELQSACRARGMRSLGLSEEQLKEQLGQWLDLHLKENVPSSLLLLSRALYLIELKPQSVPIPQNKATEAAGVVTSVLEGQETLLDPAPVVQGRKNEEFVSQPTEKLPFSEASVKPPPRETKMEASQSSKAGANGA; this is translated from the exons atGGCTGCGTGCGGCTGTAACGCGCTGCTGGCCGCCGCCAGGGCCAG TTTCAGGGGCTCCCCTCTCCTGGCGCACTGCAGCCCTCGCTGCTCCCCGGCCGTGGCCCTGCTCCAGCCGCTGGATCCCCAGCTCGCCTGGGCCTGCAGGGACCCCGGCAGGCGGCCCTGGCCCCGCCGTGCCTGCCTGGGCGCTGCCCTGCCTCGCTCGCCCGCCCTGCacacctgcagcccccagcagcagctgccgggggagcccctgccccagggaaagcccggggagcagggagccaaGGCTGCTGAGAGCCCGGCCAAGCAGAGCCCGGCGGCTCCCGGGGGGAGGAAATCCCTGCGGCAGAGGATGGTGGATGAGCTGAGGCATTACTACAACGGCTtccacctgctctggactgacaCCAAGGTGGCTGCCAGGATGGTGTGGAGGCTGCTGCACGGGCAGGTGCTCaccaggagggagaggaggagg ctgctgagaaCTTGTGCAGATCTCTTCCGGCTGGTTCCCTTCCTGGTGTTTGTCATTGTTCCCTTCATGGAGTTTCTGTTGCCTGTgttcctgaagctcttccctgAAATGCTGCCCTCGACGTTTGAGACAGAGTCCAAGAAG GAAGAGAAGCTGAAGAAGAAGTTGAATGCAAGGCTGGAGTTAGCCAAGTTCCTGAGGGAGACCATTGCAGAGATGGCCAAGAGGAACAAGGCAGACCTAGGGAAGGGGAAACAACTCTCCTTTTACCTGCACGAG CCCCGTCCCAGTGgccagcagcccagcacacaggAGGTCGTGCGCTTCTCCAAGCTCTTTGAGGACGAGCTGACCCTGGAGCACCTGGAGAGGCCCCAGCTGGTGGCCCTGTGcaagctgctggagctgcagcccctgggcaccAACAACCTGCTGcgcttccagctgctgctgcgcCTGCGCAGCATCAAGGCCGACGACGAG ATGATTGCCAAGGAAGGGGTGAGCGGGCTGAGCGTGCCGGAGCTGCAGAGCGCCTGCAGGGCCCGAGGGATGCGCTCTCTGGGGCtctctgaggagcagctgaaggagcagctgggccag tggctggatctGCATTTAAAGGAGAATGTTCCCTCTTCTCTCCTCCTGCTTTCCCGTGCCTTGTACTTAATAGAACTAAAGCCACAATCTGTTCCCATTCCACAGAACAAGGCAA CTGAAGCTGCTGGAGTGGTGACATCTGTGCTTGAAGGTCAAGAGACCCTCCTGGATCCTGCCCCTGTTGTACAGGGAAGAAAG AATGAAGAATTTGTGTCCCAGCCAACAGAGAAATTGCCATTCTCTGAAGCATCAGTGAAGCCTCCCCCACGAGAG ACCAAAATGGaagcatcccagagcagcaaGGCTGGTGCCAACGGAGCCTAA